From a region of the Gemmatimonadota bacterium genome:
- a CDS encoding NUDIX domain-containing protein, with protein MSSARRTHIDRPALLRPIPVMTEPAPQEKTIPVVAAVIREGERYLVGRRPPEKRHGGMWEFPGGKLLAGESLLDAARRELGEELGLEVTGLGRELFRTRDPGSPFEIRFVEVSVRGAPRATEHTELGWFTAGELAAIPLAPADARFVREGTAGDN; from the coding sequence ATGTCCTCGGCCCGGAGGACCCACATTGACCGGCCCGCGCTCCTCCGTCCTATTCCCGTCATGACCGAACCAGCTCCCCAGGAGAAGACGATTCCGGTGGTGGCCGCGGTGATTCGGGAGGGGGAGCGTTACCTCGTGGGTCGCCGCCCTCCGGAGAAGCGGCACGGGGGGATGTGGGAGTTTCCGGGAGGAAAGCTCCTCGCCGGTGAGTCCCTCCTCGACGCGGCGCGGAGAGAGCTCGGGGAGGAGCTGGGGCTGGAAGTCACAGGGCTTGGCCGGGAACTCTTCCGCACCCGCGACCCCGGATCTCCCTTCGAGATCCGCTTCGTCGAGGTGAGCGTCCGCGGGGCCCCTCGCGCGACGGAGCACACGGAGCTCGGCTGGTTCACCGCCGGAGAGCTCGCGGCGATCCCTCTCGCCCCCGCCGATGCCCGTTTCGTTCGCGAAGGGACCGCCGGGGATAACTAG
- a CDS encoding Nramp family divalent metal transporter, giving the protein MTEPSRHRLSFRDTPLWKTLGPGVVMAGAAVGVSHLVQATRAGADYGYLLLWAVLLACLSKYPFLEFAPRYAAATGESLVTGYRRLGPWALWTYVAITVGTMFAVLASVTLVTAGIAGQLLGTYLTSFQWSLAVLGLCGFLILSGRYPALDSTMKAIMAVLGVLTVLAVALAFTRPGTPDPLYIPPAIWNGAGLAFVIALMGWMPIPLDVGVWHSLWTLERRNQTGHVPTVRHAVTDFNLGYGAASIMAVLFLALGATLMYGSGDPTPVGSVAFAERLISLYRTSLGAWSVPIIGTAALVTMFSTTLAVSDGIPRVFQALYRELFAVPPGARVSRAPEVVSMAALFAGAILILSVMSERLTGLVDLATTLSFLTTPILAVFNLRLLTGPHTPEAARPKGGLLLLARASAAFLVGFALLFLYWRFFL; this is encoded by the coding sequence GTGACCGAGCCCAGCCGCCACCGCCTCTCCTTCCGCGACACCCCCCTCTGGAAGACGCTTGGGCCCGGCGTCGTCATGGCTGGTGCGGCGGTGGGGGTCTCTCACCTGGTGCAGGCGACCCGGGCCGGCGCCGATTACGGTTACCTCCTCCTCTGGGCGGTCCTCCTCGCCTGCCTTTCGAAGTATCCCTTCCTCGAGTTCGCCCCCCGCTACGCCGCCGCGACCGGGGAGTCGCTCGTCACCGGGTACCGGCGCCTCGGGCCTTGGGCGCTCTGGACTTATGTGGCGATCACCGTCGGCACGATGTTCGCCGTGCTCGCCTCGGTGACGCTCGTCACGGCCGGGATCGCGGGGCAGCTCCTCGGGACGTACCTCACCTCTTTTCAATGGTCGCTCGCCGTCCTCGGCCTCTGCGGCTTTCTGATTCTCTCGGGGCGATATCCGGCGCTCGACTCGACGATGAAGGCGATCATGGCGGTTCTCGGGGTCCTCACCGTCCTCGCGGTCGCGCTCGCCTTCACGCGGCCCGGGACGCCGGACCCTTTGTACATCCCCCCGGCGATCTGGAACGGGGCGGGCCTAGCCTTCGTGATCGCCCTCATGGGGTGGATGCCCATTCCCCTCGACGTGGGGGTCTGGCATTCGCTCTGGACGCTGGAGAGGCGCAACCAGACCGGGCACGTGCCGACCGTCCGCCACGCCGTGACCGACTTCAACCTGGGGTATGGGGCGGCCAGCATCATGGCGGTCCTCTTCCTCGCGCTGGGGGCGACGCTCATGTACGGCTCGGGCGACCCGACGCCCGTGGGAAGCGTCGCCTTCGCGGAACGCCTCATCTCCCTCTACCGCACCTCCCTGGGCGCGTGGAGCGTGCCGATCATCGGGACGGCGGCCCTCGTGACCATGTTCAGCACGACTCTGGCCGTGAGCGACGGAATCCCCCGCGTCTTTCAGGCGCTCTACCGCGAGCTCTTCGCGGTGCCTCCGGGGGCGAGGGTATCGCGCGCGCCGGAAGTGGTCTCGATGGCGGCGCTCTTCGCCGGCGCGATCCTAATCCTGTCGGTCATGTCCGAGCGCCTCACCGGGCTCGTGGATCTCGCCACGACGCTTTCCTTCCTCACGACGCCGATCCTCGCCGTATTCAATCTTCGCTTGCTCACCGGGCCCCACACGCCCGAGGCGGCGCGGCCGAAAGGGGGCCTCCTCCTCCTCGCCCGGGCGTCCGCCGCATTTCTCGTGGGATTCGCGCTCCTCTTCCTGTATTGGCGCTTCTTCCTTTGA
- a CDS encoding helix-turn-helix domain-containing protein: MLTAAQLRAARALLGLDQRRLAELSSLSVPTIQRMEASDGIVRGNVDSLMKVVAALETAGAELIADGAASGEGGRGVRLRAPSAGTPPASPKPVA; encoded by the coding sequence GTGCTCACCGCAGCGCAACTGAGGGCCGCAAGGGCTCTTCTGGGCCTCGATCAACGCCGGCTCGCGGAGCTTTCCAGCCTTTCGGTTCCCACCATTCAGCGGATGGAAGCCAGCGACGGCATCGTTCGCGGCAATGTCGATTCGCTCATGAAGGTCGTCGCGGCCCTCGAGACCGCGGGAGCCGAGCTGATCGCCGACGGCGCGGCGAGCGGAGAAGGTGGGCGCGGCGTGCGGCTCAGGGCGCCGAGCGCGGGCACTCCCCCGGCATCGCCGAAACCCGTGGCATGA